A portion of the Rhodopseudomonas sp. BAL398 genome contains these proteins:
- a CDS encoding tyrosine-type recombinase/integrase, giving the protein MPLRAEDLDDHLRPGRYADGGNLYFVVGRKGERRWAFVYKSRVLKNKAGTGKTVELGLGGAPYRAKEGVSLAEARRRAKAARRLLEDGKDPLIEKRAAAVAAVAVVKAEVAAATTFGGYCDAFVARKTEEFGNPVHRRQWESTMATYCAPLRTTAIQDIDTAAVLGVLEPIWTRIPETASRVRARLEKVLSAATVDGLRTGDNPARWVNHLEFKLSARKGSDVKNHAALGYADMPGFMVELRKLTSVSARALEFAILTAARTGETIGATWSEIDVKQRLWIIPADRMKASKEHRVPLTERVIEILQDIRKISKTKPTDYVFQSSASGRGLSNMALLQCLRGIRAGVTTHGMRSAFRDWAGDQTKHDQETIEFSLAHVKGDKAEAAYRRGTALDKRRALLVDWESYLAGRVTL; this is encoded by the coding sequence ATGCCCCTCAGAGCCGAAGACCTAGACGACCACCTGCGGCCCGGCCGCTACGCCGACGGCGGTAACCTCTATTTCGTTGTCGGCCGCAAAGGCGAGCGCCGATGGGCCTTCGTCTACAAAAGCCGCGTCCTGAAGAACAAGGCCGGGACCGGCAAGACGGTTGAGCTAGGACTCGGTGGTGCGCCATACCGGGCCAAGGAAGGCGTAAGCCTTGCGGAGGCCCGCCGCCGGGCCAAGGCGGCGCGCCGGTTGCTCGAAGATGGCAAAGACCCCCTGATTGAGAAACGGGCCGCTGCGGTTGCAGCCGTCGCCGTGGTCAAGGCCGAAGTCGCAGCGGCAACGACGTTCGGCGGCTATTGCGACGCCTTCGTTGCCCGAAAAACGGAAGAGTTCGGCAACCCGGTTCACCGCCGCCAATGGGAATCAACCATGGCGACCTATTGCGCCCCGCTCCGGACGACGGCCATTCAGGATATCGACACCGCCGCCGTGCTCGGCGTGTTGGAACCGATCTGGACCCGGATTCCCGAAACCGCCAGCCGCGTCCGTGCGCGGCTCGAAAAGGTGCTGTCCGCCGCAACGGTGGACGGGCTGCGAACCGGCGACAACCCGGCCCGGTGGGTCAACCATTTGGAGTTCAAGCTTTCCGCGCGCAAAGGGTCGGATGTGAAAAATCACGCCGCGCTCGGCTATGCCGACATGCCCGGATTCATGGTTGAGCTGCGCAAGTTGACCAGCGTTAGCGCGCGAGCGCTCGAATTTGCGATCCTGACGGCAGCGCGAACCGGCGAAACCATCGGCGCAACATGGTCCGAAATCGACGTCAAGCAACGACTTTGGATCATCCCGGCCGACCGCATGAAAGCGTCGAAAGAACACCGAGTCCCGTTGACCGAACGCGTGATTGAGATTCTTCAGGACATCCGCAAGATCAGCAAGACCAAGCCAACAGACTACGTATTCCAGAGCAGCGCGAGCGGACGCGGCCTTTCCAACATGGCGCTGTTGCAATGCTTGCGGGGGATCAGGGCGGGCGTCACCACTCATGGCATGCGGTCCGCGTTCAGAGATTGGGCGGGCGATCAAACGAAGCACGACCAAGAAACCATTGAGTTCAGCCTTGCCCACGTCAAAGGCGATAAAGCCGAGGCCGCCTATCGACGCGGGACCGCACTCGACAAACGCCGGGCGCTCTTGGTCGATTGGGAGTCCTATCTCGCCGGTAGGGTTACGCTGTAA
- a CDS encoding DNA-primase RepB domain-containing protein, whose protein sequence is MKQVLTTTPRNRQWFDPDDAIRLIELVGGQADAVMDFRVFAESKPCRERLSAVFRDGGRLPRMKYRGAFAERNDILQQRNRQGFGIFYSSNPSDGAGVKNNNIVAVRALPLDLDTTRPPADWDGGLRPHVLIESSPGRFQALFMIEPTTAFDEAARMAKRLAMLYGGDPNVSDRARVLRLPGFVHQKAKPFRSRIVWIDHFAAPFTLDDFDVILPPLPKRRIGIGDSGVGLIDAKRAALLFEHYPVEAIAGNAAWQRFAMALHSACNGNEAVAELFFKFCMQDSAYDDDDDARNRMRWDSFHAERDGGLTIGTLKRLCTENRIPGAVRFALFNDALRDFDNE, encoded by the coding sequence ATGAAGCAGGTACTTACTACCACGCCGCGCAACCGTCAATGGTTCGACCCCGACGACGCTATCCGATTGATTGAGCTTGTCGGCGGACAGGCCGACGCCGTCATGGATTTTCGCGTCTTCGCTGAGTCGAAGCCGTGCAGGGAACGGCTAAGCGCCGTCTTCCGCGACGGCGGACGGCTCCCCCGGATGAAATACCGGGGCGCCTTCGCTGAGCGCAACGACATTCTACAACAACGCAATCGGCAGGGCTTCGGGATCTTCTACTCATCGAATCCGAGCGATGGGGCAGGCGTCAAGAACAACAATATCGTCGCCGTCCGCGCCTTGCCTCTTGATCTGGACACCACCAGACCGCCGGCCGATTGGGATGGCGGCCTTCGCCCGCATGTCTTGATAGAATCCTCCCCGGGCCGCTTTCAAGCGCTGTTCATGATTGAACCCACGACGGCATTTGACGAAGCCGCCCGTATGGCCAAGCGCCTCGCGATGCTTTACGGCGGCGACCCCAACGTATCCGACCGGGCGCGCGTGCTGCGGCTCCCCGGCTTCGTTCATCAGAAGGCCAAACCGTTCAGGTCGCGGATCGTCTGGATTGATCACTTCGCCGCACCATTCACCTTGGACGATTTCGACGTGATCTTGCCGCCGCTGCCCAAACGCCGGATTGGAATTGGTGATAGCGGCGTCGGCCTGATCGACGCGAAGCGCGCGGCATTGCTGTTCGAGCATTACCCGGTCGAGGCCATTGCCGGCAACGCCGCGTGGCAGCGCTTCGCCATGGCGCTGCATTCGGCTTGCAATGGCAACGAAGCGGTCGCCGAGTTGTTCTTTAAATTCTGTATGCAGGACTCGGCATATGATGATGACGACGACGCCCGGAATCGGATGCGATGGGACTCCTTCCACGCCGAGCGGGATGGCGGGCTGACCATAGGAACGCTCAAGCGATTATGCACGGAGAACAGAATCCCCGGCGCCGTCCGCTTTGCACTCTTCAATGACGCTCTGAGGGATTTCGACAATGAGTAG
- a CDS encoding DUF5906 domain-containing protein, with product MSSTYRNYEGDSEYDFDAPSWPWEIFYQGKNTPSQNAHIFLKDRPFSLICSDKDFYSLAPGGVWTLIDPDHLRAEIRRTDPSHGISSGAMRAMLDEISIANIVTARPFEWLVDFDDAPSPNDLVLARNGLINVATGGLIPLNGDYFATAVPEWDYDPDARCPLWESKLDQWLDPSFHPTLQEWFGYTLTPDTRFEKMAAFIGASRGGKGTVKGVLESLTGSNHVASIMLNDLAGDFGLQDMIDKRLLIIPDAADTDRHRRGAALERIKSITGNDRISVNRKNKAMLTSVRIPAKITILANRHPKFIDSGSAFAIRELQFLFQTSFQGVEDTALKTKLAAELPGIANWAIEGLRRLRKQNEFTIGALGKAAQADLAGAQSPELRFARECLNVTGRSTDMVPLEMAFAAYGSWVMAEGLSPNERRNREDFKNDVLASLQHRGVRYARNQVRWHDPLTPKAGEGKRIKARLVGVAMKKTAHYMPDGDDE from the coding sequence ATGAGTAGCACCTATCGCAACTACGAGGGCGACTCGGAATATGATTTTGACGCGCCGAGTTGGCCTTGGGAGATCTTTTACCAGGGCAAGAACACGCCTTCGCAGAACGCTCATATTTTCTTGAAGGACCGGCCGTTCAGCTTGATCTGTTCGGACAAGGACTTCTATTCGCTCGCTCCCGGTGGGGTCTGGACGCTCATTGATCCCGACCACCTGCGCGCGGAGATTCGCCGGACTGACCCATCGCATGGGATTTCATCCGGCGCAATGCGGGCGATGCTGGACGAAATCAGCATCGCGAATATCGTCACCGCCCGGCCGTTCGAATGGCTGGTGGATTTCGACGATGCGCCGTCGCCAAACGATTTGGTCCTGGCACGGAACGGGTTGATCAATGTTGCGACGGGTGGATTGATTCCACTCAATGGTGACTACTTCGCCACTGCGGTTCCCGAGTGGGACTACGACCCAGATGCCAGATGTCCACTGTGGGAGTCGAAGCTCGACCAATGGCTGGACCCGTCGTTTCATCCGACCTTGCAGGAGTGGTTCGGGTACACACTCACGCCTGATACCCGTTTCGAGAAGATGGCCGCTTTCATCGGTGCGAGCCGGGGCGGCAAGGGCACCGTGAAAGGCGTCCTGGAGTCGCTAACAGGCTCTAACCATGTCGCGTCGATCATGCTCAATGACCTTGCCGGCGACTTCGGCCTACAGGACATGATCGACAAGCGGCTACTAATCATTCCGGATGCTGCCGACACCGATCGCCACCGGCGCGGTGCGGCTTTGGAGCGGATCAAGAGCATCACTGGAAACGACCGAATCTCAGTGAACCGGAAGAATAAGGCAATGCTGACCAGCGTTCGCATTCCGGCGAAGATCACGATCCTCGCGAACAGACATCCCAAGTTTATCGACTCGGGGTCCGCCTTTGCGATCCGAGAATTGCAGTTCCTATTCCAAACGTCGTTCCAGGGGGTTGAAGACACCGCCCTTAAGACGAAGCTGGCGGCAGAGCTGCCCGGCATAGCCAATTGGGCCATTGAGGGGCTGCGGCGCCTGCGCAAGCAGAATGAGTTCACGATCGGCGCTTTGGGCAAGGCTGCGCAAGCGGATCTTGCGGGGGCACAGTCCCCCGAGCTGCGCTTTGCGCGCGAGTGTCTGAACGTCACCGGCAGATCAACGGACATGGTCCCGCTCGAAATGGCGTTCGCCGCCTATGGGTCGTGGGTCATGGCAGAGGGTCTAAGCCCGAATGAAAGACGCAACCGGGAAGACTTCAAAAATGACGTGCTCGCATCGCTGCAACATCGTGGCGTGCGCTATGCACGAAATCAGGTGCGGTGGCATGATCCACTGACCCCCAAGGCTGGGGAAGGCAAGCGGATCAAGGCGCGATTGGTCGGGGTCGCTATGAAGAAAACAGCGCATTACATGCCGGATGGTGACGACGAATAG
- a CDS encoding TIGR04255 family protein: MKRIVADATPKVAGLGLQEGRQPIGFQVDALSGKITPLEKGGPANFVSSDNRQQLALMPNAITWATQQYVRWGQFKSQFDKVASYAIEQYETLVSISSVQLEYWDRFIWTGDWDDFDVAQLLKPSSPLISPKAVAARKEWHSHIGWFEDAEHSRRLWNVNVDVVGLAEATGVSRPSVGIYTMARDQMSAVRGQQDFFESKPVTSRLDLLHAELNEMFKGLICSDMCRRIGLETGG; encoded by the coding sequence ATGAAGCGTATCGTGGCCGATGCGACGCCTAAGGTGGCTGGGTTGGGATTGCAAGAAGGGCGGCAACCGATTGGCTTTCAGGTCGACGCGCTCAGTGGAAAAATCACGCCTCTGGAAAAAGGCGGCCCGGCGAATTTTGTGTCGTCCGACAACCGACAGCAACTCGCTTTGATGCCCAATGCAATAACTTGGGCTACTCAGCAATATGTAAGATGGGGACAGTTTAAGTCGCAATTCGACAAGGTTGCCTCGTATGCAATTGAACAATACGAGACCTTAGTTTCCATTTCATCGGTGCAACTTGAGTATTGGGATCGTTTCATCTGGACGGGCGATTGGGATGATTTTGACGTTGCCCAATTGCTGAAGCCTTCATCTCCGTTGATTTCTCCGAAAGCTGTCGCGGCCCGCAAAGAGTGGCATAGCCACATCGGCTGGTTTGAGGATGCTGAGCATAGTCGACGGCTGTGGAACGTTAATGTAGATGTTGTGGGGCTAGCGGAAGCAACGGGGGTCTCAAGGCCAAGTGTCGGAATTTACACAATGGCAAGGGATCAGATGTCAGCAGTTCGCGGGCAGCAGGACTTCTTTGAAAGCAAACCTGTAACCAGTCGGTTAGACCTCTTACATGCTGAATTGAATGAAATGTTCAAGGGGCTGATTTGCTCGGACATGTGCCGGCGAATTGGGCTTGAGACGGGAGGCTGA
- the otsA gene encoding alpha,alpha-trehalose-phosphate synthase (UDP-forming), protein MNLVVVSNRVARATANEPMTGGLAAALLPVVEKSGAIWVGSSGRVRDGAQKDPFAQIEALGTGALAMLDLPAAHYGGYYEGFANSALWPALHSRPDLIRVTQDDYQSYREVNAFMARALLRFRKPDTVFWIQDYHFLALGAELRDQGVDHPLGFFLHTPWPSRATIGSVPHHRELIEAMLAYDLIGFQTDEDQQNFLSYLKIDLGLRVSRDSVTSSYGTSRCAVFPIGIDADKFAQQAHKAVSHPDVSRLRRSLNGEKLVIGVDRLDYSKGLINRINAFDRMLTQHTALQRTVSLLQIATPSRGTIEAYGNLQADLARLVSDVNGRLGEADWTPIRYLNKGFRQTVLAGLYRTAQVGLVTPLQDGMNLVAKEYVAAQNPVDPGVLVLSKFAGAANELETALLVNPHDIDGMARTLATALSMPLHERRMRWEAMMDKLRTNSIQRWFADFVDTLQSAHSVNAHNAADQSAIEIPTTVWPPRGLGGRDSARLN, encoded by the coding sequence GTGAATCTCGTAGTCGTCTCCAATCGGGTCGCGCGCGCCACAGCAAATGAGCCGATGACGGGAGGCTTGGCAGCGGCATTGCTGCCAGTGGTTGAGAAGTCCGGGGCCATCTGGGTCGGTTCCAGTGGCCGAGTGCGTGACGGGGCACAGAAAGACCCATTTGCACAGATCGAAGCGCTCGGCACCGGCGCTTTGGCGATGCTCGACCTGCCAGCCGCGCATTACGGCGGCTATTACGAAGGATTTGCCAATTCCGCGCTTTGGCCGGCGTTGCATTCTCGGCCGGATCTGATCCGCGTCACCCAGGACGATTATCAATCCTATCGCGAGGTCAACGCCTTCATGGCGCGGGCATTATTGCGGTTCCGCAAGCCCGACACCGTGTTCTGGATTCAGGATTACCATTTTCTCGCGCTCGGCGCCGAATTGCGCGACCAGGGCGTCGACCATCCGCTTGGATTTTTTCTGCATACGCCATGGCCATCGCGCGCCACCATCGGCAGCGTGCCGCATCATCGCGAATTGATCGAGGCGATGCTGGCCTATGATCTGATCGGCTTTCAGACCGACGAGGATCAGCAGAATTTTCTCTCCTATTTGAAGATCGATTTGGGGCTGCGCGTCAGCCGCGACAGCGTGACCTCGAGCTACGGAACCTCACGATGCGCCGTGTTCCCGATCGGGATCGATGCCGATAAATTTGCCCAGCAGGCTCACAAGGCGGTGTCGCATCCGGACGTCTCGCGGTTGCGCAGAAGCCTGAATGGCGAGAAGCTGGTGATCGGGGTGGATCGGCTGGATTATTCCAAGGGGTTGATCAACCGCATCAACGCTTTCGACCGGATGCTGACCCAGCATACCGCCTTGCAGCGCACGGTGTCGTTGCTGCAGATCGCCACGCCCTCGCGGGGCACGATCGAGGCCTATGGAAATCTCCAAGCCGACCTCGCCCGACTGGTGAGCGACGTCAACGGGCGGCTCGGCGAAGCCGACTGGACCCCGATCCGCTATCTCAACAAAGGTTTTCGTCAGACCGTGCTTGCCGGCCTGTATCGCACCGCGCAGGTCGGGCTGGTAACGCCGCTCCAGGACGGCATGAACCTGGTGGCGAAGGAATATGTTGCCGCGCAGAATCCGGTTGATCCCGGCGTGCTGGTGCTGTCGAAATTCGCCGGCGCCGCCAATGAGCTGGAAACCGCGCTCCTGGTCAACCCGCACGATATCGACGGCATGGCGCGCACCCTGGCTACAGCGCTGTCGATGCCGCTCCATGAACGGCGGATGCGCTGGGAGGCGATGATGGACAAGTTGCGCACCAACAGCATCCAGCGCTGGTTCGCCGATTTCGTCGACACCCTGCAGAGCGCGCATAGCGTCAACGCGCATAACGCAGCCGATCAGTCAGCCATTGAAATCCCCACGACCGTATGGCCCCCGCGTGGCTTGGGCGGACGCGATAGCGCGCGCCTGAACTAG
- the otsB gene encoding trehalose-phosphatase: protein MKQTLADQASADRASRATASPDRPAPSAIIPPLDQCALLLDIDGTLLDLAQTPREVWVPPGLEQSLTELVKRTSGALALVSGRSLNDIDLIFAPTRFPAVGGHGAEMRLAVENEAVSAHAPPLDPEMKGRLAAIAKLSPGILLEDKGYSLALHFRLAPQYEQTIYDAVHAIRADYPDAPIEVMPGKSVCEIKHVGFTKATGVRELMNHEPFKGRRPVFLGDDVTDETVFAIMPELQGLAFSVGRYAEGVAGHFDQPSDVREWLAQLAGNGQAN, encoded by the coding sequence ATGAAACAGACTTTGGCAGATCAGGCATCCGCGGATCGTGCATCGCGGGCCACCGCGTCGCCGGACCGGCCTGCGCCAAGCGCAATCATTCCGCCCCTCGATCAATGCGCGTTGTTGCTGGACATCGACGGCACCTTGCTCGATCTGGCGCAGACGCCCCGCGAAGTGTGGGTGCCGCCGGGCCTCGAGCAATCATTGACCGAGCTGGTGAAGCGGACCTCGGGCGCATTGGCTCTGGTGAGCGGCCGCTCGCTCAACGATATCGATTTGATTTTTGCACCGACGCGGTTTCCGGCGGTCGGCGGCCATGGCGCGGAAATGCGGCTGGCGGTCGAGAACGAGGCGGTGTCCGCGCATGCGCCGCCGCTGGATCCGGAGATGAAGGGCCGTCTGGCCGCGATCGCCAAGCTCAGCCCCGGCATCCTGCTCGAAGACAAGGGCTATTCGCTGGCCCTGCATTTCCGGCTGGCGCCGCAATATGAGCAGACGATCTACGACGCGGTGCATGCAATCCGCGCCGACTATCCGGACGCGCCGATCGAAGTCATGCCCGGCAAGTCGGTCTGCGAAATCAAGCATGTTGGTTTCACCAAGGCGACCGGCGTGCGCGAATTGATGAATCACGAGCCATTCAAGGGCCGGCGTCCGGTGTTTCTCGGCGACGACGTCACGGATGAGACGGTGTTTGCGATCATGCCTGAGCTGCAGGGGCTGGCCTTTTCGGTCGGCCGTTATGCCGAAGGCGTGGCCGGCCATTTCGATCAACCCAGCGATGTGCGCGAATGGCTGGCGCAGTTGGCGGGAAACGGTCAGGCGAATTAG
- a CDS encoding MFS transporter, whose translation MTSRHSAAAETTGPVFAARIIETDIPYRLDSLRWSGFHTRVVFALGVTWILDGLEVTLAGALSGALKDSPTLRFSNLDVGLANSAYLAGAVLGALGFGWLTDRIGRKKLFFITLALYLTATAATALSWSVTSYALFRFLTGAGIGGEYTAINSTIQELVPARYRGWTDLVINGSFWIGAAIGAVAAIVLLDPAVVGPDIGWRLAYLTGAVLGLVVFTMRLWIPESPRWLMIHGDPERADAIVTEIERHATADPDVARPLPKIRLQTRSHTPLREVAQTLFTLYRQRSLVGLALMTAQAFFYNAIFFTYALVLTEFFGIASSQIGWYILPFAAGNFLGPLLLGRLFDTLGRRVMIPFTYAVSGFLLALSGYLFSIGALSAQSQTIAWMVIFFFASPAASAAYLTVSETFPLEVRALAIALFYAIGTGIGGVAGPALFGALIDTGSRGTVFAGYLLGSALMLGAAWVGWRYGIAAERKSLEAVAQPLAAIIKETT comes from the coding sequence ATGACCAGTCGACACAGCGCCGCCGCTGAGACAACGGGACCGGTTTTCGCCGCGCGTATCATCGAGACCGACATTCCCTATCGGCTCGACAGCCTGCGCTGGAGTGGATTTCACACCCGCGTCGTGTTCGCGCTGGGAGTGACCTGGATTCTCGACGGCCTCGAAGTGACGCTGGCGGGCGCACTGTCCGGGGCACTGAAAGACAGCCCGACGCTGCGCTTTTCCAATCTCGATGTCGGCCTCGCCAACAGCGCCTATCTGGCCGGCGCGGTGCTGGGTGCGCTGGGATTCGGTTGGCTCACCGACCGGATCGGCCGCAAGAAGCTGTTCTTCATCACGCTGGCGCTCTATCTCACCGCGACCGCCGCAACGGCGCTGTCCTGGAGCGTGACGAGCTACGCGTTGTTTCGCTTCCTGACCGGGGCGGGAATCGGCGGCGAGTACACCGCGATCAATTCGACGATTCAGGAATTGGTGCCGGCGCGCTATCGTGGCTGGACCGATCTGGTCATCAATGGCAGTTTCTGGATTGGCGCCGCGATCGGCGCGGTCGCCGCGATCGTGCTGCTCGATCCCGCCGTGGTCGGCCCCGACATCGGCTGGCGGCTGGCCTATCTGACCGGTGCGGTGCTCGGCCTCGTGGTGTTCACGATGCGGCTGTGGATTCCGGAAAGCCCACGCTGGCTGATGATCCACGGCGATCCCGAACGCGCCGATGCGATCGTCACGGAGATCGAGCGGCATGCAACGGCCGATCCGGACGTGGCGCGGCCGTTGCCGAAAATCCGCCTGCAGACCCGCAGCCACACGCCGTTGCGCGAGGTCGCGCAGACGCTGTTCACGCTGTATCGCCAGCGCTCGCTGGTCGGTCTGGCCTTGATGACCGCGCAGGCGTTTTTTTACAACGCGATCTTCTTCACCTATGCACTGGTGCTGACCGAATTCTTCGGCATCGCGTCGAGCCAGATCGGCTGGTACATCCTGCCCTTCGCGGCCGGCAATTTTCTCGGGCCCCTGCTGCTCGGCCGATTGTTCGACACGTTGGGACGCCGGGTGATGATTCCGTTCACCTATGCGGTCTCCGGCTTCCTGCTTGCGTTGTCGGGCTATCTGTTCTCGATCGGCGCGCTCAGCGCGCAGAGCCAGACCATCGCCTGGATGGTGATCTTCTTCTTCGCCTCGCCGGCGGCGAGCGCCGCCTATCTCACCGTCAGCGAGACCTTTCCGCTCGAGGTCAGGGCGCTGGCAATCGCGCTGTTCTATGCGATCGGCACCGGGATCGGCGGCGTCGCGGGGCCGGCACTGTTTGGCGCGCTGATCGATACCGGATCGCGCGGCACGGTTTTCGCAGGGTATCTGCTGGGATCGGCCTTGATGCTGGGCGCGGCATGGGTCGGATGGCGCTATGGTATCGCCGCAGAACGCAAATCACTGGAAGCGGTGGCGCAACCGCTTGCGGCAATAATAAAGGAAACGACATGA
- a CDS encoding (2Fe-2S)-binding protein, whose protein sequence is MSTVSLTVNGKSVTAEVEDRTLLVQLLRDHLGLTGTHVGCDTSQCGACIVHIDGRAVKSCTTLVGQANGANVTTIEGIARGDELHPMQAAFRDNHGLQCGYCTPGMIMSAIDIVNRHDGDLDEDTVRQELEGNICRCTGYHNIVKSVLDAASRMKMKQAAE, encoded by the coding sequence GTGTCAACAGTGTCACTGACAGTCAATGGCAAATCGGTCACGGCGGAGGTCGAGGATCGGACTTTGCTCGTGCAGTTGCTGCGCGACCATCTGGGCCTGACCGGCACCCATGTCGGCTGCGATACCAGCCAGTGCGGCGCCTGCATCGTCCATATCGACGGACGCGCGGTGAAATCCTGCACCACTTTGGTCGGCCAGGCCAATGGCGCCAATGTCACCACCATCGAAGGCATCGCCAGGGGCGACGAGCTGCACCCGATGCAAGCGGCGTTTCGCGACAATCACGGTCTGCAATGCGGCTATTGCACGCCCGGCATGATCATGTCGGCGATCGATATCGTCAACCGCCATGATGGCGACCTCGACGAGGACACGGTCCGGCAGGAGCTCGAGGGCAATATCTGCCGCTGCACCGGGTACCACAACATCGTCAAATCGGTGCTCGATGCGGCCTCCCGCATGAAGATGAAGCAGGCCGCGGAATAG